A region from the Aegilops tauschii subsp. strangulata cultivar AL8/78 chromosome 5, Aet v6.0, whole genome shotgun sequence genome encodes:
- the LOC109760582 gene encoding uncharacterized protein yields MRGLRSRILRTLQSFPNAAAAQSNALLPPPDAAAPAPSEDVPEPADGDCRGGGGGDDDKENFSPKAKKMKVGSGREGDCPGEPGRGYRRPELESPSLFDPDLLAAFRGVVDAYAQALEKTQRHGDDFDDADDDIAAALDAGGRDEDPLAGLESRCPPGGARAVVLYTTSLRGVRKTFEDCATVRRLLDGLRVAFLERDVSMHAPYRDELRALLPPPPGGAGDGASMPLPPRLFVDGRYVGGADEVVALHERSRLRPMLRRAARRRAGDAACAVCGGAWFVVCGGCSGRHWLYDDGSAAAVAASRVPCPGCNENGLVPCPLCS; encoded by the coding sequence ATGAGAGGCCTCAGATCGCGGATCCTCCGGACCTTGCAGTCCTTCCCCAACGCCGCCGCCGCGCAGTCCAACGCCCTCctcccgccgcccgacgccgccgcacCCGCGCCGTCGGAGGACGTGCCCGAGCCGGCCGATGGCGactgccggggcggcggcggcggcgacgacgacaaGGAGAACTTCTCGCCGAAGGCCAAGAAGATGAAGGTGGGCTCCGGCCGCGAGGGTGACTGTCCCGGGGAGCCTGGCAGGGGCTACCGCCGGCCCGAGCTCGAGTCGCCGAGCCTCTTCGACCCGGACCTCCTCGCCGCCTTCCGCGGCGTCGTGGACGCGTACGCCCAGGCGCTGGAGAAGACCCAGCGCCACGGTGACGACTTCGACGACGCGGACGACGACATCGCCGCCGCGCTGGACGCCGGCGGCCGCGACGAGGACCCCCTGGCCGGGCTCGAGAGCCGGTGCCCGCCCGGCGGGGCGCGCGCCGTGGTGCTCTACACCACGTCGCTGCGCGGGGTGCGCAAGACGTTCGAGGACTGCGCCACCGTGCGCCGCCTGCTCGACGGGCTCCGCGTCGCCTTCCTGGAGCGCGACGTGTCCATGCACGCGCCCTACCGGGACGAGCTCCGCGcgctgctgccgcctccgcccggtggcgccggcgacggcgccaGCATGCCCCTGCCGCCGCGGCTGTTCGTGGACGGGCGGTACGTGGGCGGCGCGGACGAGGTGGTGGCGCTGCACGAGCGGTCGCGGCTCCGGCCGATGCTCCGGCGCGCCGCGCGCCGGCGCGCGGGCGACGCGGCCTGCGCGGTGTGCGGCGGCGCCTGGTTCGTCGTGTGCGGCGGGTGCAGCGGCCGTCATTGGCTCTATGACGACGgctcggccgccgccgtcgccgccagcCGCGTGCCGTGCCCCGGATGCAACGAGAACGGGCTGGTGCCGTGCCCCCTGTGCAGCTGA
- the LOC109760581 gene encoding uncharacterized protein — protein sequence MASEGEHAAAGEQTPLKKAGEAEQGEELQAPSGWTKKLNPTRGGKFEVVFVAPTGEEVKTKRALTTYLKAHPGGPALSEFVWATGNTPRRSSRLSAKPKATESPEDEKPSRRSGKSKATESPEDEKPAKRGRPSSSKKGKKGKQEDAEDAEAESGDHADAEEAKGTEVEMKDAEEAKVTDLDLEMKEADSAQEEKKEEEAGSSVGEKKETDTVAQEEKKAADTVAQEEKKAADTVAQEEKKAADTVAQEEKKAADTVAQEEKKAADTVAQEEKIDAPVADAPEKTEEVEGKATESEVAPVEAEMSDPVTENKENEKPAEFEEVPVEFEMSDLVSENKENEKPAESEEVPVEFEMSAPVLEEHKEDEKAAEYEVAPVEGEKSENGMAVESTVPPPASSEEKKVEADSTINPATPPPVEVKADAPAAEAAKATENPADNTVPEEQSAVNVDNNGQIHPGVSPVRCI from the exons ATGGCCAGCGAAGGCGAGCACGCGGCGGCGGGCGAGCAGACGCCGCTCAAGAAGGCGGGCGAGGCGGAGCAGGGCGAGGAGCTCCAGGCCCCCTCCGGCTGGACCAAGAAG CTTAATCCCACTCGGGGTGGGAAGTTTGAGGTTGTTTTTGTTGCACCAACTGGCGAGGAGGTCAAGACCAAGAGAGCTTTAACCACATACCTAAAAGCACACCCTGGAGGCCCTGCTCTTTCAGAGTTCGTCTGGGCAACTG GCAATACTCCCAGACGGTCCTCACGTCTAAGTGCAAAGCCTAAGGCTACTGAGAGCCCAGAAGACGAGAAACCCTCACGCCGAAGTGGAAAGTCTAAGGCTACCGAGAGCCCAGAAGATGAGAAGCCTGCCAAACGGGGAAGGCCCTCAAGCTCTAAGAAAGGCAAAAAGGGGAAACAGGAGGATGCAGAGGACGCAGAAGCTGAAAGTGGAGATCATGCTGATGCTGAAGAAGCCAAAGGCACTGAAGTGGAGATGAAAGATGCTGAAGAAGCCAAAGTCACTGACCTGGACCTGGAGATGAAAGAAGCTGACAGTGCTCAGGAAGAGAAGAAAGAGGAAGAGGCTGGAAGTTCGGTTGGAGAGAAGAAAGAGACCGACACTGTTGCTCAGGAAGAGAAGAAAGCGGCTGACACTGTTGCTCAGGAAGAGAAGAAAGCGGCTGACACTGTTGCTCAAGAAGAGAAGAAAGCGGCTGACACTGTTGCTCAGGAAGAGAAGAAAGCGGCTGACACTGTTGCTCAGGAAGAGAAGAAAGCGGCTGACACTGTTGCTCAAGAAGAGAAGATAGATGCCCCTGTCGCTGATGCTCCAGAGAAGACTGAAGAAGTGGAAGGTAAGGCAACTGAATCTGAAGTAGCTCCCGTGGAGGCTGAGATGTCTGACCCTGTAACAGAGAACAAGGAAAACGAGAAGCCAGCTGAATTTGAAGAAGTTCCCGTGGAGTTTGAGATGTCTGACCTTGTATCAGAGAACAAGGAAAACGAGAAGCCAGCTGAATCTGAAGAAGTCCCCGTGGAGTTTGAGATGTCTGCCCCTGTATTAGAAGAGCACAAGGAAGATGAGAAGGCAGCTGAATATGAAGTAGCTCCCGTGGAGGGTGAGAAAAGTGAAAACGGTATGGCAGTCGAATCcacagtgccacctccagcatcTTCAGAGGAAAAGAAAGTAGAGGCAGATAGCACCATCAATCCGGCGACCCCTCCTCCAGTGGAGGTGAAGGCAGATGCTCCAGCGGCAGAGGCAGCAAAAGCCACGGAGAATCCAGCAGACAACACCGTCCCCGAAGAACAATCCGCCGTGAACGTCGACAACAATGGACAGATTCATCCAGGTGTTTCTCCCGTGAGGTGCATCTGA